The following proteins are encoded in a genomic region of Xanthomonas cassavae CFBP 4642:
- a CDS encoding cytochrome c1 produces MTNSNVRSRKSRVAALLCGLILAAGAIAAEGGKVQQAGNDLGDRASLQRGAQLFMNYCSGCHSLKYLRYARMASDLGLSEAEVMTNLNFTGAKVGEHIEGTMPHDAAAKWFGKAPPDLTLIARVRGTDWVYTYLKSFYLDQTRPLGWNNQLFPNASMPNPLWELQGLQQAQFGPADKATGDKPVEALKLGQPGRQTPVEFDQTVRDIANFLEYAGEPAALKRQSLGVWVVLFLALLTFIAYLLKKEYWKDVH; encoded by the coding sequence ATGACTAATTCCAACGTGAGGTCACGGAAGTCGCGCGTGGCCGCATTGCTGTGTGGCCTGATCCTGGCCGCGGGAGCAATCGCGGCCGAAGGCGGAAAGGTGCAGCAGGCCGGCAACGATCTGGGCGACCGCGCATCGCTGCAACGCGGCGCGCAGTTGTTCATGAACTACTGCTCCGGCTGCCACTCGCTGAAATACCTGCGCTATGCGCGCATGGCCAGCGACCTGGGCTTGAGCGAAGCGGAGGTCATGACCAACCTCAACTTCACCGGCGCCAAGGTCGGCGAGCATATCGAAGGCACCATGCCGCACGATGCGGCGGCCAAGTGGTTCGGCAAGGCGCCGCCGGATCTGACCTTGATCGCCCGCGTGCGTGGCACCGACTGGGTCTATACCTACCTCAAGTCGTTCTACCTGGATCAGACCCGTCCGCTGGGCTGGAACAACCAGCTGTTCCCGAACGCGTCGATGCCCAACCCGCTGTGGGAGTTGCAAGGCCTGCAACAAGCGCAGTTCGGCCCGGCCGACAAGGCCACCGGCGACAAGCCGGTGGAAGCCCTGAAGCTTGGGCAGCCGGGGCGTCAGACGCCGGTGGAGTTCGACCAGACGGTGCGCGATATCGCCAACTTCCTCGAGTATGCCGGCGAACCGGCTGCGCTGAAGCGGCAAAGCCTGGGCGTGTGGGTGGTGCTGTTCCTGGCGTTGCTCACCTTCATTGCCTACCTGCTGAAGAAGGAATACTGGAAGGACGTGCACTGA
- a CDS encoding lytic transglycosylase domain-containing protein: MKGMSRLLGLLLVTLSVAPASAGTLYKCVSGDGITSYLSKRQNGATCSVISSYTPDRSVRRAHATPVGPAPALSQAAARPVANIDSGAPATIISQPRRTAETAAPSVQRTLPAAESANSIAPAAAPVAVNPRRVVSGQVYSYMKDGVRHYTSARPRQVASIEGLRTIHYSFIETCYACGAKPGVNFGAIRLNTAAYQQEIASAAREFGVEEAIVRAIIHAESAYNPLALSRAGAQGLMQLMPGTARRFGVSDAYDASQNIRGGVQYLSWLLKRFNGDLTLAAAGYNAGEGAVDRYGGVPPYSETQRYVQRVGLLAGRYRGQTATAN; the protein is encoded by the coding sequence ATGAAGGGGATGTCAAGATTGCTGGGGCTGTTGCTTGTCACGTTGTCGGTTGCGCCGGCCAGCGCCGGCACGCTGTACAAGTGCGTCAGCGGCGACGGCATCACCAGCTATCTCAGCAAGCGCCAGAACGGCGCCACCTGCAGCGTCATCAGCAGCTACACGCCCGATCGGTCGGTCCGGCGAGCGCACGCCACGCCTGTGGGCCCGGCGCCGGCGCTGTCGCAGGCAGCGGCGCGTCCGGTCGCCAACATCGACAGTGGCGCGCCTGCCACCATCATCAGCCAGCCCCGACGCACGGCCGAGACCGCTGCGCCATCGGTGCAGCGCACGTTGCCGGCTGCCGAGAGCGCCAATTCCATCGCGCCTGCCGCTGCGCCGGTGGCGGTCAATCCGCGCCGGGTGGTCAGCGGGCAGGTCTACTCTTATATGAAGGACGGCGTGCGCCATTACACCAGCGCTCGCCCACGCCAGGTCGCCAGCATCGAGGGCCTGCGCACCATCCACTACAGCTTCATCGAGACCTGCTACGCCTGCGGTGCCAAGCCGGGGGTCAATTTCGGTGCGATCCGGCTCAACACGGCTGCCTACCAGCAGGAGATCGCTTCGGCGGCGCGCGAGTTCGGCGTGGAAGAAGCGATCGTGCGCGCCATCATTCATGCCGAGTCGGCCTATAACCCGCTGGCGCTCAGCCGCGCCGGCGCGCAGGGGCTGATGCAGTTGATGCCGGGAACCGCCCGGCGCTTCGGGGTCAGCGATGCCTATGATGCATCGCAAAATATTCGCGGCGGCGTGCAATATCTGTCGTGGTTGCTGAAGCGGTTCAATGGCGACCTGACCCTGGCCGCGGCCGGCTACAACGCCGGCGAAGGTGCGGTAGACCGGTACGGTGGTGTGCCGCCGTACAGCGAAACCCAGCGCTACGTGCAACGCGTCGGCCTGCTGGCAGGGCGCTATCGCGGACAGACCGCCACTGCCAACTGA
- the petA gene encoding ubiquinol-cytochrome c reductase iron-sulfur subunit, whose translation MANDGVNAPADTGRRRFLTATTAVVGAVGAGFVAVPFVKSWNPSARAKLAGAPVTADISALQEGQRLVLEWRGQPIWIVKRSKAMLDALPSLDDRLKDPKSENKDQQPEYVLKNPEYRSIKSDISVLVGLCTHLGCSPEMVAEIRPEPYDPQWKGGYFCPCHKSRFDMSGRVFDGVPAPINLLVPPHHYVDDNTLVIGVDPDAAGKSANSTGAA comes from the coding sequence ATGGCCAACGATGGGGTTAACGCACCTGCCGATACCGGGCGTCGCCGGTTTTTGACCGCGACAACGGCCGTGGTCGGTGCGGTCGGAGCAGGATTTGTTGCAGTTCCGTTCGTGAAGTCGTGGAATCCCAGTGCACGGGCCAAACTGGCCGGCGCCCCGGTGACTGCCGACATCAGCGCCTTGCAGGAAGGACAACGCCTGGTTCTGGAATGGCGCGGTCAGCCCATCTGGATCGTCAAGCGCTCCAAGGCGATGCTCGATGCATTGCCCTCCCTGGACGATCGGCTCAAGGACCCCAAGTCCGAGAACAAGGATCAGCAGCCCGAGTATGTACTGAAGAACCCCGAGTACCGCTCGATCAAATCCGATATCTCGGTGCTGGTCGGGCTGTGCACGCATCTGGGCTGCTCGCCGGAAATGGTGGCCGAGATCCGGCCCGAGCCCTACGACCCGCAGTGGAAAGGCGGCTATTTCTGCCCCTGCCACAAGTCGCGCTTCGACATGTCCGGCCGCGTCTTCGATGGCGTGCCCGCCCCGATCAATCTGCTGGTGCCCCCACACCATTATGTCGACGACAACACCCTGGTGATCGGCGTCGATCCGGACGCTGCCGGCAAGTCGGCCAACAGCACGGGGGCTGCGTGA
- a CDS encoding cytochrome b, whose protein sequence is MSNILVRSANGVFEWVNERAPGLMPMYRKHISEYYAPKNFNLWYYFGSLAIVVLVNQIVTGIFLTMHYKTSAADAFASIEYIMRDVEWGWLIRYMHSTGASLFFIVVYLHMFRGLMYGSYQKPRELVWILGMLIYLVLMAEAFMGYVLPWGQMSFWGAKVIISLFGAIPVIGNGLTEWIMGDYLPGDATLNRFFALHVIALPLVLLLLIVLHIGALHEVGSNNPDGVEIKKGPKGNRWDAHKPADGIPFHPYYTVKDLVGVGFLLLIAAFIIFFAPAFGGLFLEHDNFTEANRLVTPEHIKPVWYYTPYYAMLRVVPNKLGGVLVMFSAIAILFLVPWLDRAKVRSVRYRGWISKAALGVLVVCFVWLGVIGSGPGTDAHETYVGRVLTFLYFAFFITMPVWTRLDKTKPVPERVTTHD, encoded by the coding sequence ATGAGCAATATCCTGGTCCGTTCCGCCAACGGTGTGTTCGAGTGGGTCAACGAACGCGCGCCCGGGCTGATGCCCATGTACCGCAAGCACATCAGCGAGTACTACGCGCCGAAGAACTTCAACCTCTGGTACTACTTCGGCTCGCTGGCCATCGTGGTGCTGGTCAACCAGATCGTCACCGGCATCTTCCTGACGATGCATTACAAGACCAGCGCCGCCGATGCATTCGCCTCGATCGAATACATCATGCGCGACGTGGAGTGGGGCTGGCTGATTCGCTACATGCACAGCACCGGCGCCTCGCTGTTCTTCATCGTGGTGTATCTGCACATGTTCCGTGGCCTGATGTACGGCAGCTACCAGAAGCCGCGCGAGCTGGTGTGGATCCTGGGCATGCTGATCTACCTGGTGCTGATGGCCGAAGCCTTCATGGGCTATGTGCTGCCCTGGGGACAGATGTCGTTCTGGGGCGCGAAGGTGATCATCTCGCTGTTCGGTGCCATTCCGGTGATCGGCAACGGGCTGACCGAATGGATCATGGGCGATTATTTGCCTGGCGATGCCACGCTCAACCGGTTCTTTGCGCTGCATGTGATCGCGCTGCCGCTGGTGCTGTTGCTGCTGATCGTGCTGCACATCGGCGCGCTGCACGAAGTGGGCTCCAACAATCCCGATGGCGTGGAGATCAAGAAGGGCCCCAAGGGCAATCGCTGGGATGCACACAAGCCGGCCGATGGCATTCCGTTCCATCCGTATTACACGGTCAAGGATCTGGTGGGCGTCGGCTTCCTGTTGCTGATCGCAGCCTTCATCATCTTCTTCGCGCCGGCCTTCGGTGGCCTGTTCCTGGAGCATGACAACTTCACCGAGGCCAACCGGTTGGTGACGCCTGAGCACATCAAGCCGGTGTGGTACTACACGCCGTACTACGCCATGTTGCGCGTGGTGCCCAACAAGCTCGGTGGTGTGCTGGTGATGTTCTCGGCGATCGCGATCCTGTTCCTGGTGCCGTGGTTGGATCGGGCCAAGGTGCGCTCGGTGCGCTATCGCGGCTGGATCTCGAAAGCGGCGTTGGGCGTGCTGGTGGTGTGCTTCGTGTGGCTGGGCGTGATCGGGTCCGGCCCCGGCACCGACGCGCACGAGACCTACGTCGGGCGGGTGTTGACCTTCCTGTACTTCGCCTTCTTCATCACCATGCCGGTGTGGACGCGGCTGGACAAGACCAAGCCGGTGCCGGAGCGGGTGACCACCCATGACTAA